A single region of the Eublepharis macularius isolate TG4126 chromosome 14, MPM_Emac_v1.0, whole genome shotgun sequence genome encodes:
- the RPL35 gene encoding 60S ribosomal protein L35, which produces MAKIKARDLRGKKKEELLKQLDDLKVELSQLRVAKVTGGAASKLSKIRVVRKSIARVLTVINQTQKENLRKFYKGKKYKPLDLRPKKTRAMRRRLNKHEEGLKTKKQQRKERLYPPRKYAVKA; this is translated from the exons ATG GCGAAAATCAAGGCCCGTGATTTACgagggaagaagaaggaagagcTGTTGAAGCAGTTGGATGACCTCAAAGTAGAACTGTCCCAGCTACGTGTCGCCAAGGTGACTGGAGGAGCAGCCTCTAAACTCTCCAAGAT CCGGGTTGTTCGCAAATCCATTGCCAGAGTGCTTACAGTCATTAACCAGACTCAGAAGGAGAATCTCAGGAAGTTCTATAAA GGAAAGAAGTACAAGCCTCTAGACCTGCGGCCCAAGAAGACGCGTGCCATGCGTCGCAGGCTGAATAAGCATGAAGAGGGTCTGAAGACCAAAAAACAACAGCGAAAAGAACGCCTGTACCCTCCTCGGAAATATGCCGTTAAAGCCTGA
- the LOC129342445 gene encoding zinc finger and SCAN domain-containing protein 23-like, producing the protein MENKMAAELLVQGLSFQAQLEHNIEREEQVQAGLHCGKVERAVFLDELLGLGLPQAVNEEHTKRVALQNWEAQQTKAPQIPITPAWNNFQPPLLTQQDDIEAYLGTFERVAEACQWPREEWVTRLAPALNGNFQQVTHVLNACDVKDYEALKEAILKTHNITAETWRQRFRQFCYPEAKRPLEVCGQLRELCYQWLRPDTHTKEQILDLLILEQFLTILPKETQSWVRGQGPETCTQAVTLLEVFLLKQQEAKRWEGQELVTNSHEKQPDVSGSACQEDGQESGVDSSLQDVGMIPSEKGVQTPLKDKTDEPQRSLQAVHMGDLVQNRGQGRMGDGQVRAANDQNRLPSTMDKNISAAYHDLGHHKIQDTGVGTGTKSSITRQLSKNFGRQAELFRDKRMHPGDKPYQCTKCRRRFSESTALHQHLKSHSAEKRYQCTECEMRFRQSSDLIKHQRIHTGEKPYQCQECGKRFSLCSALYRHCRGHSGVKPFQCKECGKGFTRNSSLAQHHRLHKR; encoded by the exons AtggaaaacaaaatggctgctgaactgCTTGTCCAAGGTCTCTCCTTCCAAGCTCAACTAGAGCACAACATTGAAAGAGAAGAGCAAGTGCAAGCAGGCCTCCACTGCGGGAAGGTGGAAAGGGCAGTCTTTCTTGACGAGCTTTTGGGGTTGGGGTTACCACAAGCTGTGAATGAGGAACATACCAAAAGGGTAGCACTTCAGAACTGGGAAGCCCAACAGACAAAAGCGCCACAAATCCCCATCACCCCAGCTTGGAACAACTTTCAGCCACCTCTGTTAACCCAACAGGATGATATTGAGGCTTACTTGGGCACCTTTGAGCGTGTGGCTGAGGCCTGTCAATGGCCTCGGGAAGAGTGGGTGACCCGGCTTGCACCAGCCCTCAATGGAAACTTCCAACAGGTCACACATGTCCTGAATGCCTGTGATGTAAAGGACTATGAGGCACTGAAAGAGGCCATCTTGAAAACACATAATATCACTGCTGAGACATGGCGCCAGCGCTTCAGGCAGTTCTGCTACCCAGAGGCCAAGCGTCCACTGGAGGTTTGTGGTCAGCTCCGGGAACTTTGTTACcaatggttgaggccagacacacacacaaaagagcagatcctggacctcCTGATTCTGGAACAGTTTCTGACCATCTTGCCAAAGGAAACCCAGAGCTGGGTCAGGGGTCAAGGCCCTGAAACATGTACCCAGGCAGTAACCCTGCTAGAGGTTTTCCTGCTGAAGCAACAAGAGGCCAAAAGATGGGAAGGACAG GAGCTAGTCACAAATTCACATGAAAAACAGCCAGATGTATCCGGATCTGCTTGCCAAGAAGATGGACAAGAGAGTGGGGTTGATAGCAGCTTGCAAG ATGTTGGAATGATTCCCAGTGAAAAAGGGGTGCAGACTCCCTTGAAGGATAAGACAGATGAACCACAAAGGAGCTTGCAAGCTGTACACATGGGTGATCTTGTACAGAATCGTGGCCAGGGGAGAATGGGGGATGGCCAGGTCAGAGCAGCAAATGATCAAAACAGACTTCCATCAACAATGGACAAAAACATTTCTGCAGCTTATCATGATCTAGGACACCACAAGATTCAAGATACTGGTGTGGGCACAGGAACAAAATCAAGTATAACTAGACAGCTCAGCAAGAACTTCGGCAGGCAAGCAGAACTTTTCAGAGACAAGAGAATGCACCCTGGGGATAAACCGTATCAGTGCACTAAGTGCAGGAGGAGATTCAGCGAAAGCACAGCTCTTCACCAGCATCTCAAAAGCCACTCTGCTGAGAAACGATACCAGTGTACTGAGTGCGAGATGCGCTTCCGGCAGAGCTCAGACCTCATCAaacatcagagaatccacacaggggagaagccataccaGTGTCAGGAGTGTGGGAAGAGGTTCAGTCTGTGCTCGGCTCTCTACAGACACTGCCGGGGACACTCTGGGGTGAAACCATTTCAGTGCAAGGAGTGTGGGAAAGGGTTCACACGAAACTCTAGTCTAGCACAGCACCACCGACTTCACAAGCGGTAG